In a genomic window of Candidatus Uhrbacteria bacterium CG10_big_fil_rev_8_21_14_0_10_50_16:
- a CDS encoding DNA-binding protein, with amino-acid sequence MQDRSTHGEPKKLDDELLTLKEAADLLHCHPNTLRNWDNKGILVAVRFGSRGDRRYRKRDVLKLMEK; translated from the coding sequence ATGCAAGATCGGTCAACTCACGGAGAGCCAAAAAAGCTCGACGACGAGCTCCTGACTCTCAAGGAAGCGGCTGATTTGTTGCATTGTCATCCCAACACCTTGCGCAACTGGGACAACAAGGGCATCCTTGTGGCCGTGCGCTTTGGATCACGAGGTGATCGTAGGTACAGAAAGCGTGACGTATTGAAACTGATGGAGAAATAG